One Streptomyces sp. R28 DNA window includes the following coding sequences:
- the ptsP gene encoding phosphoenolpyruvate--protein phosphotransferase, translated as METTLRGVGVSHGVAIGEVRHMGTAVLEPPAKQIPAEDAEREQGRARKAVEAVAADLMARGNLAGGEAQAVLEAQAMMAQDPELMADVDRRIAVGSTAERAVYDAFAAYRELLAGAGEYLAGRVADLDDVRNRIVARLLGVPMPGVPDSDEPYVLVARDLAPADTALLDPTLVLGFVTEEGGPTSHSAILARALGVPAVVALPGAGELAEGTVIAVDGSTGDIFVNPSEEKKAELEAAAAARKAALAASTGPGATADGHKVPLLANVGGPSDVPAAVEAGAEGVGLFRTEFLFLDDSKKAPSEEKQVEAYRQVLEAFPEGRVVVRVLDAGADKPLDFLTPADEPNPALGVRGLRTLLDHPEVLRTQLTALAKAVEGLPVYLEVMAPMVADRTDAKAFADACRAAGLQAKFGAMVEIPSAALRARSILQEVEFLSLGTNDLAQYTFAADRQVGAVSRLQDPWQPALLDLVALSAESAKAEGKSCGVCGEAASDPLLACVLTGLGVTSLSMGSASIPYVRATLAKYTLAQCERAAAAARAADSAEEARNAAQAVLSGE; from the coding sequence ATGGAGACAACGCTGCGAGGCGTCGGCGTGAGCCACGGTGTGGCCATCGGCGAGGTTCGGCACATGGGAACGGCGGTCCTCGAGCCGCCTGCCAAGCAGATTCCGGCCGAGGATGCGGAGCGTGAACAGGGGCGCGCCCGCAAGGCCGTCGAGGCTGTGGCGGCCGACCTGATGGCGCGCGGCAATCTGGCGGGGGGCGAAGCCCAGGCGGTGCTCGAGGCACAGGCCATGATGGCCCAGGACCCCGAGCTGATGGCGGATGTGGATCGGCGTATCGCCGTCGGCAGCACGGCCGAGCGCGCCGTGTACGACGCTTTCGCCGCGTACCGCGAGCTGCTGGCTGGTGCCGGTGAGTATCTTGCCGGTCGCGTGGCCGACCTCGACGACGTGCGGAATCGTATCGTCGCTCGTCTGCTCGGGGTCCCGATGCCGGGTGTTCCGGACAGCGACGAGCCCTATGTCCTTGTGGCGCGCGATCTCGCCCCGGCGGATACCGCGCTGCTGGACCCGACCCTCGTTCTCGGCTTTGTGACCGAGGAGGGCGGGCCGACCAGTCACAGCGCGATTCTGGCGAGGGCGCTCGGAGTGCCGGCCGTGGTCGCGCTCCCGGGTGCCGGTGAGCTCGCCGAGGGCACGGTCATCGCCGTGGACGGCAGCACCGGAGACATCTTCGTGAACCCGAGCGAGGAGAAGAAGGCGGAGCTGGAGGCGGCTGCAGCAGCGCGCAAGGCCGCGCTCGCGGCGTCGACGGGTCCGGGTGCCACCGCCGACGGCCACAAGGTGCCGCTGCTGGCCAACGTCGGAGGTCCTTCCGACGTCCCGGCCGCTGTCGAGGCGGGTGCTGAGGGTGTCGGTCTGTTCCGTACCGAATTCCTCTTCCTCGACGACAGCAAGAAGGCACCGTCGGAGGAGAAGCAGGTCGAGGCCTATCGTCAGGTTCTCGAGGCCTTCCCCGAGGGCCGTGTCGTCGTACGTGTGCTGGACGCGGGCGCGGACAAGCCGCTGGACTTCCTGACGCCGGCCGATGAGCCGAACCCGGCGCTGGGTGTGCGCGGTCTGCGGACGCTGTTGGACCACCCCGAGGTGCTGCGCACGCAGCTGACGGCACTCGCGAAGGCGGTGGAGGGGCTGCCCGTCTACCTCGAGGTCATGGCCCCGATGGTGGCGGACCGTACTGACGCGAAGGCGTTCGCCGACGCGTGCCGTGCGGCCGGGCTCCAGGCGAAGTTCGGTGCGATGGTGGAGATCCCTTCGGCCGCGCTGCGGGCGCGTTCGATTCTGCAGGAGGTCGAGTTCCTGTCGCTGGGGACGAACGACCTCGCGCAGTACACCTTCGCCGCAGACCGTCAGGTGGGTGCGGTCTCCCGGCTGCAGGACCCGTGGCAGCCGGCGCTGCTCGACCTGGTCGCACTGTCCGCCGAGTCGGCGAAGGCTGAGGGCAAGAGCTGTGGCGTCTGTGGCGAGGCGGCGTCCGATCCGCTGCTGGCGTGTGTGCTGACCGGTCTGGGGGTGACCTCCCTGTCCATGGGTTCGGCGTCGATTCCTTATGTCCGGGCGACGCTGGCGAAGTACACGCTGGCGCAGTGTGAGCGTGCCGCTGCGGCCGCACGGGCGGCGGACAGCGCCGAGGAGGCGCGCAACGCCGCTCAAGCGGTGCTGTCCGGCGAGTAG
- a CDS encoding M15 family metallopeptidase, which translates to MTRLSTAVRGLVTTLATVLAVTTAPSIAQAKNEPKAPKDFVALRTVDPTIVQEMRYFTPHNFVGERIDGYRQPLCILTRSAAEALHKAQGQLSRKGYTLKVYDCYRPQRAVDHFVRWAEDLDDQATKDEFYPNVDKTRLFVDGYIAEKSGHSRGSTMDLTIVRLPAKPTKPYVPGQRLVPCYAPQGERFPDNSVDMGTGFDCFDTLSHTLDPRVQGEQRANRLLLKSILEALGFVNLAEEWWHYTYKPEPYPDTYFDFPVSRKSLTSQ; encoded by the coding sequence ATGACACGACTCTCGACCGCGGTACGAGGACTGGTCACCACGCTCGCCACCGTGCTGGCCGTGACCACCGCCCCCAGCATCGCCCAGGCGAAGAACGAGCCGAAAGCGCCCAAGGACTTCGTGGCGCTGAGAACCGTGGACCCCACCATCGTTCAGGAGATGCGGTACTTCACCCCGCACAACTTCGTGGGTGAGCGCATCGACGGCTACCGACAACCCCTCTGCATCCTCACCCGATCCGCCGCCGAAGCGCTCCACAAGGCTCAGGGGCAGCTGTCGCGCAAGGGCTACACACTCAAGGTGTACGACTGCTACCGGCCACAGCGCGCCGTCGACCATTTCGTGCGCTGGGCCGAGGACCTCGACGACCAGGCCACGAAGGACGAGTTCTACCCGAACGTCGACAAGACCCGTCTGTTCGTGGACGGTTACATCGCCGAGAAATCCGGCCACAGCCGCGGCTCGACCATGGACCTGACGATCGTCCGGCTGCCGGCAAAGCCCACCAAGCCGTACGTCCCAGGACAACGCCTCGTGCCCTGCTACGCACCCCAGGGCGAGCGCTTCCCCGACAACTCCGTCGACATGGGCACCGGCTTCGACTGCTTCGACACCCTTTCCCACACCCTCGACCCGCGCGTCCAGGGCGAACAGCGCGCCAACCGGCTGCTGCTCAAGAGCATCCTCGAAGCCCTTGGATTCGTGAACCTTGCCGAGGAGTGGTGGCACTACACGTACAAGCCGGAGCCCTATCCGGACACCTACTTCGACTTCCCAGTCTCGAGGAAATCCCTGACAAGCCAGTAG
- a CDS encoding lipid-transfer protein — protein sequence MTEEVAVLGVGMHPWGKWGRSFVEYGTAAARAALADAGLEWRDIGSIVGADTVRGGYPGYVAGATFAKALGWQGARVTSVYAACASGAQAVNTARAQILSGLADVVLVVGADAAPKGFFRPAGGDRPDDPDWLRFRVLGATNPAYFGLYARRRMALHGDTPEDFAQVKVKNSALGALNPYARYRKQVTAEEVAASAVVADPLRLLDICATSDGGAALVLAGMEFARRHGARDPVRIRAVSTVTPRYPNTVLDLPDMATDSAAAVEPAAETFRESIARAAYEEAAIGPEELSFAEVYDLSTALELQWYEDLGLCGEGEAAKLLREGATALRGRIPVNMSGGLASFGEAVPAQAIAQVCELAWQLRGDAGDRQVAGARVGIAANQGLFGHGSAVIAVR from the coding sequence ATGACGGAGGAGGTGGCGGTGCTCGGCGTGGGCATGCATCCCTGGGGCAAGTGGGGGCGCAGCTTCGTCGAGTACGGGACGGCGGCGGCCCGCGCGGCGCTCGCGGACGCGGGACTGGAGTGGCGGGACATCGGGTCGATCGTCGGTGCGGACACCGTGCGGGGCGGCTATCCGGGGTATGTGGCCGGGGCCACGTTCGCGAAGGCGCTCGGCTGGCAGGGCGCCCGGGTCACGAGCGTGTACGCGGCGTGCGCGTCCGGGGCGCAGGCCGTCAACACCGCTCGGGCGCAGATACTTTCGGGGCTCGCGGACGTGGTGCTCGTGGTGGGCGCCGATGCGGCTCCCAAGGGCTTCTTCCGGCCCGCGGGCGGCGACCGGCCCGACGATCCGGACTGGCTGCGCTTCCGCGTCCTCGGTGCGACCAATCCGGCGTACTTCGGGCTGTACGCGCGTCGGCGGATGGCCCTGCACGGCGACACACCCGAGGACTTCGCCCAGGTCAAGGTGAAGAACTCCGCCCTGGGCGCACTCAATCCGTATGCGCGCTACCGCAAGCAGGTCACCGCCGAGGAGGTCGCCGCCTCCGCCGTGGTCGCCGATCCCCTGCGGCTGCTCGACATCTGCGCGACCTCGGACGGAGGGGCGGCGCTCGTGCTGGCCGGCATGGAGTTCGCGCGTCGGCACGGAGCCCGGGACCCGGTACGGATCCGCGCGGTGTCCACCGTGACACCGCGCTACCCCAACACGGTCCTGGATCTGCCCGACATGGCGACGGACTCCGCGGCCGCGGTAGAACCGGCGGCGGAGACGTTCCGGGAGTCGATCGCACGCGCGGCCTACGAGGAAGCGGCCATCGGCCCCGAGGAACTCTCCTTCGCGGAGGTCTACGACCTGTCCACCGCTCTGGAGTTGCAGTGGTACGAGGATCTGGGGCTGTGCGGCGAGGGAGAGGCCGCGAAGCTGCTGCGGGAAGGCGCGACGGCGCTGCGGGGACGCATACCCGTGAACATGAGCGGCGGCCTGGCCTCCTTCGGGGAGGCTGTTCCGGCCCAGGCGATAGCCCAAGTCTGCGAACTCGCCTGGCAGTTGAGGGGCGATGCCGGTGACCGGCAGGTCGCCGGGGCACGTGTGGGGATCGCGGCGAATCAGGGGTTGTTCGGACACGGCTCGGCAGTGATAGCGGTGCGGTGA
- a CDS encoding Zn-ribbon domain-containing OB-fold protein, which translates to MVAGWFAGDGDDFRLLGTRCSNCASVFFPREDTHCRNPGCPGGDLEEVPLSRRGRVWSYTDSRYRPPSPYVTDPELPWEPYALIAAELESERLVVLGQAVPGVTVADLTVGMEVEVVPGVLHEDAETIWTTWQWRPRGATA; encoded by the coding sequence GTGGTCGCCGGGTGGTTCGCCGGCGACGGGGACGACTTCCGGCTCCTCGGCACCCGTTGCTCGAACTGCGCCTCCGTCTTCTTCCCGCGCGAAGACACTCATTGCCGCAACCCTGGCTGCCCGGGCGGCGATCTGGAGGAGGTCCCGCTCTCGCGGCGCGGGCGCGTCTGGTCGTACACGGACAGCCGGTATCGACCTCCGTCACCCTATGTGACCGATCCGGAACTTCCGTGGGAGCCGTACGCGTTGATCGCTGCGGAGCTGGAGTCCGAGCGCCTCGTGGTGCTGGGACAGGCGGTTCCCGGGGTCACCGTCGCCGATCTGACGGTGGGCATGGAGGTGGAGGTCGTTCCCGGCGTGCTCCATGAGGACGCGGAGACGATCTGGACGACCTGGCAGTGGCGGCCGAGGGGGGCGACGGCATGA
- a CDS encoding acetoacetate--CoA ligase, with protein MSTVNPQPLWQPDPERIAQARVTRFQAWPAENHGAPAEGGYAALHRWSVDELDTFWKAVTEWFDVRFSTPYARVLGDRSMPGAEWFPGATLNYAEHALRAAATRADEPALLYVDESHQPRPVTWSELRRQVASLAAELRALGVRPGDRVSGYLPNIPQAVVALLATAAVGGVWTSCAPDFGARSVLDRFQQVEPVVLFTVDGYRYGGKEHDRRDIVAELRRELPTLRAVVHIPLLGTDAPEGALEWSALTAADEEPVFEQVPFDHPLWVLYSSGTTGLPKAIVQSQGGILVEHLKQLGLHCDLGPEDRFFWYTSTGWMMWNFLVSGLLTGTTIVLYDGSPGYPDTGAQWRVAERTQATLYGTSAAYVMACRKADVHPARDFDLAKVQCVATTGSPLPPDGFRWLHDEVRHDLWIASVSGGTDVCSCFAGAVPTLPVYVGELQAPSLGTDLQSWDPSGKPLVDEVGELVVTNPMPSMPIHFWNDPDGSRYHDSYFDTYPGVWRHGDWITLTSRGSVVIHGRSDSTLNRQGVRMGSADIYEAVERLPEIKESLVIGIEQPDGGYWMPLFVHLVPGAVLDEALLSRIKQTIREQLSPRHVPDEIIEVPGVPHTLTGKRIEVPVKRLLQGTPLEKAVNPGSIDNLDLLHFYEELARKRA; from the coding sequence ATGTCGACCGTGAACCCCCAGCCGCTCTGGCAGCCAGATCCGGAACGCATCGCCCAGGCTCGGGTCACCAGGTTCCAGGCCTGGCCCGCCGAAAACCACGGTGCGCCCGCCGAGGGCGGCTACGCGGCCCTGCACCGCTGGTCGGTCGACGAGCTGGACACGTTCTGGAAAGCCGTCACGGAGTGGTTCGACGTACGCTTCTCCACCCCCTACGCGCGCGTGCTCGGCGATCGATCGATGCCCGGCGCCGAGTGGTTCCCCGGCGCGACCCTGAACTACGCCGAGCACGCCCTGCGTGCCGCCGCGACCCGCGCCGACGAACCCGCCCTCCTGTACGTCGACGAATCCCACCAGCCCCGCCCCGTGACCTGGTCCGAACTGCGCCGCCAGGTCGCCTCCCTCGCCGCCGAGCTACGCGCCCTCGGCGTACGCCCCGGCGACCGCGTCAGCGGTTACCTCCCGAACATCCCGCAGGCCGTCGTCGCCCTCCTCGCCACCGCCGCCGTCGGAGGCGTCTGGACCTCCTGCGCCCCCGACTTCGGCGCCCGCAGCGTCCTCGACCGCTTCCAGCAGGTCGAACCGGTCGTCCTGTTCACCGTCGACGGCTACCGCTACGGCGGCAAGGAGCACGACCGCCGCGACATCGTCGCCGAACTGCGCCGCGAACTGCCCACCTTGCGCGCCGTGGTGCACATTCCCCTCCTCGGCACGGATGCCCCTGAAGGCGCACTGGAGTGGTCGGCCCTCACCGCCGCCGACGAGGAACCCGTCTTCGAGCAGGTGCCCTTCGACCACCCCCTGTGGGTGCTCTACTCCTCCGGCACGACCGGCCTGCCCAAGGCCATCGTCCAGTCCCAGGGCGGCATCCTCGTCGAGCACCTCAAGCAACTCGGCCTGCACTGCGACCTGGGCCCCGAGGACCGCTTCTTCTGGTACACGTCGACGGGCTGGATGATGTGGAACTTCCTCGTCTCCGGCCTCCTCACCGGCACCACGATCGTCCTCTACGACGGCAGCCCGGGCTATCCGGACACGGGCGCCCAGTGGCGAGTCGCCGAACGCACGCAAGCCACCCTCTACGGCACCTCGGCCGCGTACGTCATGGCCTGCCGCAAGGCCGACGTGCACCCCGCACGCGACTTCGACCTCGCCAAGGTGCAGTGCGTCGCCACCACCGGATCACCCCTGCCCCCCGACGGGTTCCGCTGGCTGCACGACGAGGTCCGCCACGACCTGTGGATCGCCTCCGTCAGCGGTGGCACGGACGTGTGCTCCTGCTTCGCGGGAGCCGTGCCCACGCTGCCCGTGTACGTCGGCGAACTCCAGGCCCCCAGCCTGGGCACCGACCTGCAGTCCTGGGACCCCAGCGGAAAACCCCTCGTCGACGAAGTGGGCGAGCTCGTGGTCACCAACCCCATGCCGTCCATGCCGATCCACTTCTGGAACGACCCCGACGGCAGCCGGTACCACGACAGCTACTTCGACACGTATCCCGGCGTATGGCGCCATGGCGACTGGATCACCCTCACCTCACGCGGCTCCGTCGTCATCCACGGACGCTCCGACTCGACACTCAACCGCCAAGGCGTGCGCATGGGTTCGGCCGACATCTACGAAGCCGTGGAGCGCCTCCCCGAGATCAAGGAATCCCTCGTCATCGGCATCGAGCAGCCCGATGGCGGCTACTGGATGCCCTTGTTCGTCCATCTGGTCCCCGGAGCCGTGCTCGACGAGGCCCTCCTGAGCCGCATCAAGCAGACCATCCGCGAACAGCTCTCACCACGTCATGTCCCGGACGAGATCATCGAGGTCCCCGGCGTCCCACACACCCTCACCGGAAAGCGCATCGAGGTCCCGGTCAAGCGACTTCTCCAGGGCACACCGCTGGAAAAGGCGGTCAACCCGGGCTCCATCGACAACCTCGACCTCCTGCACTTCTACGAGGAGCTCGCCCGCAAGCGAGCCTGA
- a CDS encoding TIM-barrel domain-containing protein: MDGRDLVRSIKVVGSVGAAQGLRTVRAAWRRRRADAAGLPPRGAERARVPGAVQEVRPGPGGGVIQFSRSELRITVAVNGAVFWGWDGAAPEPSYALAGRCPEPDPRAMLEPDKDGGWRVVAERVTVVISRHGAVEVQTPGGVTLRRDLPPRWWEPVDGGAARWMQRSEVAADSRFFGLGGRASGPRLEDGTYRLWNTDPGRAFGPGDDPLYITMPVQLVVADAGTHMVFHDTSWDGTVTLRKGEEGAGSGHDRVGTSELRMDGGPLRCWVMVGTPARVLLVWASLTGAAALPPAWALGHHHARWGFGSEQEVRRIVSGYQERDLPLDAVHLDIDHYDEHQVFTVDQEGFPKLPQLAEELRRDGIRLVSIIDPAVKAAPGNAVYDSGTVEDAFVRDASGQLVRGVVWPGDAVFPDFTHARVRAWWGGLYEERLAQGFSGFWHDMNEPTSFAAFGESTLPRSARHSLEGRGGDHQEAHNVYGLCMARAGYEGLRKLVPEERPFVFSRSGWAGMQRYGGTWSGDVATGWPGLRASLSLVMGLGLCGVPYSGPDVGGFDGNPSPELYLRWFQLAAYLPLFRTHASLRAGRREPWEFGSEVLEHARVALVERQRLLPYFVTLAHLARRTGAPYVRPLWWSAPDDRALRDCEDAFLLGDCLLVAPVLDPGTDRRAVQLPRGRWYDTVTERVYEGPGQVLVEAPLSRIPVLARSGAVVPVRGDDGGLELEVWAPARGRTGGGLVVPDAGDGWDEPEIERYVSRWEGRKLVVERELEDGVIPSPHPVRIRGLGAC, from the coding sequence ATGGACGGTCGTGACCTGGTGCGTTCGATAAAGGTGGTCGGTTCTGTGGGAGCGGCCCAGGGGTTGCGCACCGTGCGGGCGGCGTGGCGCAGGAGGCGTGCGGACGCCGCGGGGTTGCCGCCCCGGGGTGCCGAGCGCGCTCGGGTGCCCGGGGCCGTGCAGGAGGTGCGGCCCGGTCCGGGCGGCGGTGTCATCCAGTTCAGCCGGTCCGAGCTGCGTATCACCGTCGCCGTGAACGGCGCCGTCTTCTGGGGCTGGGACGGGGCCGCTCCCGAGCCGTCGTATGCGCTCGCGGGCCGCTGTCCGGAGCCGGATCCCCGGGCGATGCTGGAGCCGGACAAGGACGGTGGCTGGCGGGTGGTGGCCGAGCGGGTGACCGTCGTCATCTCGCGGCACGGTGCCGTGGAGGTGCAGACGCCCGGTGGGGTGACGCTCCGCCGTGATCTGCCGCCGCGTTGGTGGGAGCCCGTCGACGGTGGGGCGGCACGGTGGATGCAGCGGTCGGAGGTGGCCGCGGACTCGCGCTTCTTCGGGCTCGGGGGGAGGGCGTCGGGGCCTCGTCTGGAAGACGGAACGTACCGGCTGTGGAACACCGACCCCGGCCGCGCTTTCGGCCCTGGCGACGATCCGCTGTACATCACCATGCCGGTGCAGTTGGTGGTCGCCGATGCGGGCACTCACATGGTGTTCCACGACACCTCGTGGGACGGCACGGTGACGCTGCGGAAGGGCGAGGAGGGCGCCGGTTCAGGGCATGACCGGGTGGGGACCAGCGAACTGCGGATGGACGGTGGTCCGCTGCGCTGCTGGGTGATGGTGGGCACTCCCGCGCGCGTGCTGCTCGTCTGGGCCTCTCTCACCGGTGCGGCGGCGCTGCCGCCCGCGTGGGCGCTGGGGCACCATCACGCGCGGTGGGGATTCGGCAGCGAGCAGGAAGTGCGGCGGATCGTTTCGGGCTACCAGGAGCGGGACCTGCCGCTGGACGCGGTCCATCTGGACATCGACCACTACGACGAGCACCAGGTGTTCACGGTCGACCAAGAGGGCTTTCCCAAGCTGCCGCAGCTCGCCGAGGAGTTGCGGCGGGACGGCATCCGCCTTGTGTCGATCATCGACCCGGCGGTCAAGGCCGCGCCGGGCAATGCCGTGTACGACAGCGGGACAGTCGAGGACGCGTTCGTGCGGGACGCCTCGGGACAGCTCGTGCGGGGAGTGGTCTGGCCCGGTGACGCGGTCTTCCCGGACTTCACGCACGCGCGCGTGCGTGCGTGGTGGGGTGGCCTGTACGAGGAGCGGCTGGCACAGGGTTTCTCGGGTTTCTGGCATGACATGAACGAGCCGACCTCGTTCGCCGCCTTCGGGGAGTCGACGCTGCCCCGTTCGGCCAGGCACTCTCTGGAGGGACGGGGCGGGGACCATCAGGAAGCGCACAACGTCTACGGCCTGTGCATGGCCAGGGCCGGCTACGAGGGGCTGCGGAAGCTGGTGCCCGAGGAGCGGCCGTTCGTCTTCTCGCGCTCCGGCTGGGCCGGCATGCAGCGCTACGGGGGGACGTGGTCCGGGGACGTGGCCACGGGCTGGCCCGGGCTGCGGGCGTCGCTGTCGCTGGTCATGGGGCTCGGGCTGTGCGGGGTGCCGTACTCGGGGCCGGACGTCGGCGGCTTCGACGGGAATCCGTCGCCGGAGCTGTATCTGCGGTGGTTCCAGTTGGCCGCGTATCTGCCCCTGTTCCGTACGCACGCCAGTCTGCGCGCGGGGCGCAGGGAACCGTGGGAGTTCGGTTCCGAGGTGCTGGAGCACGCGCGCGTGGCGCTCGTCGAGCGTCAAAGGCTGCTGCCGTACTTCGTGACACTGGCGCATCTGGCCCGGCGCACGGGTGCGCCTTATGTACGTCCGCTGTGGTGGTCTGCGCCCGACGACCGTGCGTTGCGCGACTGTGAGGATGCGTTTCTGCTGGGCGACTGCCTTCTGGTGGCGCCCGTGCTGGATCCGGGCACCGACCGGCGTGCGGTGCAGCTGCCGCGGGGGCGTTGGTACGACACGGTGACGGAGCGGGTGTACGAGGGGCCTGGGCAGGTTCTCGTCGAGGCGCCCCTGTCTCGGATCCCGGTGCTCGCGCGCTCGGGCGCCGTCGTCCCCGTCCGGGGGGACGACGGCGGGCTGGAACTGGAGGTGTGGGCGCCCGCCCGGGGACGTACCGGGGGCGGGCTGGTGGTGCCGGATGCGGGTGACGGCTGGGACGAACCGGAGATCGAGCGTTACGTCAGCCGCTGGGAGGGCCGAAAGCTGGTCGTCGAGAGGGAGCTTGAGGACGGGGTGATCCCCTCGCCTCATCCGGTGCGCATACGAGGGCTCGGCGCGTGTTGA
- a CDS encoding PTS glucose transporter subunit IIA, giving the protein MTTVTSPLAGRAVGLASVPDPVFSGAMVGPGTAIDPVREPSEAVSPVDGVIVSLHPHAFVVVDEQGHGVLTHLGIDTVQLNGEGFELLVNKGDTVTRGQGIVRWNPTAVEAAGKSPVCPIVALEATAEALSDLRDDGDVKAGDSLFVWE; this is encoded by the coding sequence ATGACCACCGTGACGTCCCCACTGGCAGGACGCGCCGTCGGACTGGCATCCGTGCCGGATCCGGTCTTCTCCGGGGCCATGGTCGGCCCGGGCACCGCGATCGACCCCGTGCGTGAGCCCTCCGAGGCCGTGTCGCCCGTGGACGGAGTCATCGTCTCTCTCCACCCGCATGCCTTTGTCGTCGTCGACGAGCAGGGGCACGGTGTGCTCACTCATCTCGGTATCGACACCGTGCAGCTCAATGGCGAGGGTTTCGAGCTCCTCGTGAACAAGGGCGACACCGTGACGCGCGGCCAGGGCATCGTGCGCTGGAACCCGACAGCGGTCGAGGCAGCCGGTAAGTCTCCGGTGTGCCCGATCGTGGCTCTCGAGGCCACGGCCGAGGCCCTCTCCGATCTGCGTGACGACGGTGATGTGAAGGCCGGCGACAGTCTCTTCGTCTGGGAGTGA
- a CDS encoding NUDIX domain-containing protein has product MSETQHSAPNSAADSHCSSCGAPYGEGVSGWPRTCPTCGTVAYRNPLPVAIALQPVYDTKGTALVVITRTIAPARGGIALPGGYIDDREDWRQAVVRELKEETGIDAAARDVRLIDAMSSPGGHLLLFGLLPERPADRLPTPEATDETEGWHLLRRPEELAFPLHTLAVRAFFEGRYV; this is encoded by the coding sequence GTGTCCGAAACTCAGCACTCCGCCCCCAACTCCGCAGCAGACTCCCATTGTTCGAGCTGCGGCGCGCCCTACGGAGAGGGCGTCTCCGGCTGGCCCCGCACCTGCCCGACGTGCGGAACCGTGGCCTACCGCAATCCGCTACCGGTAGCGATCGCACTCCAGCCCGTGTACGACACGAAGGGCACCGCCCTGGTTGTCATCACCCGAACCATCGCCCCCGCGCGCGGAGGCATAGCCCTGCCCGGCGGCTACATCGACGACCGGGAGGACTGGCGGCAGGCCGTCGTACGCGAACTCAAGGAAGAGACCGGCATCGACGCGGCCGCCCGCGACGTACGTCTCATCGACGCGATGAGCTCTCCCGGCGGCCACCTGCTGCTGTTCGGCCTCCTGCCGGAACGGCCCGCCGACCGCCTGCCGACGCCGGAAGCCACGGACGAGACCGAAGGCTGGCACCTCCTGCGCAGGCCGGAGGAGCTCGCCTTCCCGCTGCACACGCTGGCCGTACGGGCGTTCTTCGAGGGCCGCTACGTCTGA